TACTCTTGAACCGATAAAGTCGGACCCCCTTGCCTCTCACGGCAGCTCTCCTCTTGCCCGATTGCGATAATCCTTAGGAGACATTCCTACTTGCTTCTTGAAGCTAAAGCTAAAATAATTCGGATCAGCATATCCAACCAGCTCGGCGATTTCGAAGGTTTTGCGATCAGTCGTCAGGAGCATTTCTTTAGCGGCTTCCATGCGAATATGCAATAAATAATTCACATAGGTCATTTTCGTTTCTCGTTTAAAAATATTGCTGAAATAGCCAGAGCTTATGTGCAAATGTGCGCAAACTCTAGCAATGGTCATGTCGCTATCTGCATATTGGGCTTTTGTGAATGTTCGAGCCTGCTCTACTAGCGAATGGTAAGCGGATTGCCGATCTGATGCTATGCGGCTAATGATAGAAGCACAGGTTAAAATAACCCAAGCCTTGGCCTCTTTAAGACTATCGAACTGAGTAATCTCCCTAAACCAATTCGCATCGTTACCAGATCTGTCGCTTGGCTGACGAGTAGGTCCCTGTCCCTGGAGTGCCTTTAGCATTGTCGTTACGATTTGCAGCAAAAATATTTGCGCATCACGAAAGGAGCAGGACGAGCCCGCGAGAATAAGGGGCGCGAACAGGTTCTCCACGACGGACTCCATCTCCTCAGGAGACCCCACCTTCAAGCAACGGAGGAACGCCTGCTCCTGCAGCTCATCGAACCTGATTGGGGCCGCCGACCTGCTCTCCACGTCCTCAATGGCAATGATACGGTTGTTTCCTAACAAAATTCTGTAATCTAGTGCAGCAGAAGCGTCAGCATAGGAATATTTAACATCCGAAAGCTTAGGGGTAACGGTACCTATCCCTATCGTAACGCTTCGTTTAATATACTTCTCCACATTAAGACGGATTTCTTCAAGAAGGTCTGACGTATTTTTATGTACGACATTAAGATCAGTCTCTAAGCTTGTTTCTAACAGCACAACATTGTCGTTATGCTGGAATACGTACCCTGACATCCCTTGCCGTGCAACGATTTCTTCTGCAATATTACGCACAGCGAAGCTTTGTAGCTCATAATCAAATCGACTTCGATTGGAGTCATCCGATACTCGTTCTAATGTTGGATTATCCAGTTGCATAATAGATACGGTATAATGTCTTCCTTCTAGAATCATCCCATAATGCTCGGTTTTCTCTCTAATTTCTATCGATGACAGCCTGCGAGTCATAAGAGATACAAGAAACAGCTCCCTTAGAACAGGGATACTTCGACGGTAATGCTCCTGCAGAGAATCTACATTTTCCCGTTCAGACATTTCCTCATCTAGCCTGCCCTTAACTTTGTGCAAAGCCTGTAGCAAATCACCAGCTGAAAAAGGCTTAAGTACAAACTCT
This portion of the Cohnella abietis genome encodes:
- a CDS encoding response regulator — its product is MYKLILVDDEADVREGVLREIDWEANGFQVSDVAENGREALEMIEKSAPDVVVTDIRMPFMDGLQLSEQIRRTYPSTKIIILTGFDEFEYARKAIHLNIEEFVLKPFSAGDLLQALHKVKGRLDEEMSERENVDSLQEHYRRSIPVLRELFLVSLMTRRLSSIEIREKTEHYGMILEGRHYTVSIMQLDNPTLERVSDDSNRSRFDYELQSFAVRNIAEEIVARQGMSGYVFQHNDNVVLLETSLETDLNVVHKNTSDLLEEIRLNVEKYIKRSVTIGIGTVTPKLSDVKYSYADASAALDYRILLGNNRIIAIEDVESRSAAPIRFDELQEQAFLRCLKVGSPEEMESVVENLFAPLILAGSSCSFRDAQIFLLQIVTTMLKALQGQGPTRQPSDRSGNDANWFREITQFDSLKEAKAWVILTCASIISRIASDRQSAYHSLVEQARTFTKAQYADSDMTIARVCAHLHISSGYFSNIFKRETKMTYVNYLLHIRMEAAKEMLLTTDRKTFEIAELVGYADPNYFSFSFKKQVGMSPKDYRNRARGELP